In the Brachyhypopomus gauderio isolate BG-103 chromosome 4, BGAUD_0.2, whole genome shotgun sequence genome, one interval contains:
- the cfap65 gene encoding cilia- and flagella-associated protein 65 isoform X1: MSSSEFVAMLADIPSNPLNNGIRWKSKNPKGKVPGLRQSGEPQKKASKQSCFLGVETRHELVWQDWQLGAEYTKSLSLKNVHGKMQKLSFRPPVSKCFTTLFPQTIVLSPGTSFSLPVTFHPLQKCEYVDSVEFRCKEGTFQVMLRAVVPHHALELPDAVQLPPCAVHHTSSSSFLLRNVSKLRTGFQWAVEPPFELSPVSGDLEPGGECKVSAVFRPEQALVYQAEASCMFGEDGESSTSVLLRGLSKYPHLQIISPDQEDGCGLLEFGSVAIGSSVQKHFEIYNPSAPLSPGQVDASFSLACLRRAAHAESVFQCDVQEGRVGAQSALRVPVCFTPLTVDSASVDYLSLTCPGAVARDLLKLTGTCIGPVVSLSCSVVDFGCVEEGGEAVCVIHVINSSTVLAYYQFDMDPGGHSVFSVDQLSGTVPANSSLTLSLRFRPHYSIAYHKRSACLILHRDPLFLDLIGTCHSEQLKPAILHPRHLRVYRQNLLRGFTRYPPDILSAMLTENKLHLDESGSLLLNEGTSEDVVSLGSPVEEYFHSYCPDGATPGPPEGGEPRPFPSAHVTVRPSRLLFDSDPASQWVSVTNHTKGKVSLLWIPSEDSPFSVTPLTCDLSPLKSTAFRVTYAPKQPNTFHAAQLQCFALYKVLRDHRQTEEHTLCPPWCLTVRVSAHSFQPGNEHFIPHVSLQRPHVTFPALSQVSYQTLLLQNTGDLPLIFRLDSEECPAVCVLPPSGLVPPGSHQILTLRSTPAEDHPPSFPLSLHLNANPTHTQTLRVVSVAEKPHVVLDGDRNLFFTPTAVGSISTRTLRVRNLSRVPVHFRWRVCSSDHKVLSVQPDSGTLLPHESRVQTWSFMPLEEMMYIMKATFTFWPVQTPDCKRSCFSLKVMGSASKGSIEAGVSVLDLGEVLVGDCKSFEVPLLNSGSCATRFSLSVQQRVRVPGVHEDTLEDPVVLEMDTMQGSVPAGCRLLMHSTVRPAHRARYCWTICYQILSASGSEVGEPRSLCQIQAEGVYPTLEVTDARGSGSAEGLSKLQLWGFFSLDQLNAHLRSDPSPSELTYRVPTRHSFSRCPPIFTSVVLDFNFSAAPLGADPSDFLLMFENTGNIPVEWSFLFPEDQQMEMEYWAESGEYTSSELQQMKVQDNRLFSIAPCSGTLHPGQQRAVQFTYRHDITGTYRLPVLLKLSHGREILLNFVGVTVERDRHYLHFPSTRHTFAPVAIGGFHPPTQVYELYNGGSRPLRYHVDTSPLEQLREENFGHPVLRCLNPDGEVQPGHTATLEWLFSPLEAKTYSVDIPVYVHEGDCTLVTFEGCGFDQRETVPFHLHNGHLSVPCTQKVPTPGQVVFLSEERVSFGDIPVCSRSTRVLFLTNVSHTDSVLYSWKVTEKEDKQAVQIQPVSGSLAAGESLLCILTILTSGNPMFYQQDLVCEITSEEALVQYHVDLQQWELEREREQHEFTLTEKDLTQTHQQKRHTRACTANKQKTFTEPRKYKTLPPIRSSSSGAVVSGASSTSTLVERSSQQPPQPPRPALLHLGVTARSHSLLEYQAHFPSHFHKHHIYRSGQPQLSQSASGEGRLSRYVPSFTPGPERDILTYILTSLLRNLLDDPEFHQALRSTASEQVPYFSQLRPATPPPSQPPAPSATHSPRLAEGACSSEPTPAPHPPHRASTAVEGWVGSQACPELNHELRTKVKESILRSPEFSDLLDEILLNTLQNLMMEALLGELVLTARPRIIALPPCSSRKNSLASRRQSGGPVDPDQGKDQWRPLDTSPGPYMPTSALLSNLESQQH; encoded by the exons ATGAG TTCCTCAGAATTTGTTGCAATGTTGGCTGATATTCCAAGCAACCCTCTGAACAACGGGATACGGTGGAAATCCAAAAATCCCAAAGGAAAG GTTCCTGGTCTGCGGCAATCAGGGGAGCCCCAGAAAAAAGCTTCCAAGCAGAGCTGCTTCCTGGGGGTGGAGACCCGGCATGAGCTGGTCTGGCAGGACTGGCAGCTGGGAGCAGAATATACGAAATCACTGAGCCTCAAAAATGTACATGGAAAAATGCAGAAATTAAGTTTCAG accTCCTGTATCAAAATGTTTCACCACACTGTTCCCTCAAACCATTGTTCTGAGTCCTGGAACATCTTTTTCATTGCCAGTTACATTTCATCCCCTTCAAAAG TGCGAGTATGTGGACAGCGTAGAGTTCCGTTGTAAGGAGGGCACGTTCCAGGTGATGCTGCGTGCGGTGGTGCCTCATCACGCCCTGGAGCTGCCCGACGCAGTGCAGCTGCCTCCCTGCGCTGtccaccacacctccagctCCAGCTTCCTCCTACGCAACGTCAG TAAGCTGCGGACTGGTTTCCAGTGGGCTGTGGAGCCTCCGTTCGAGCTCTCTCCTGTCAGTGGAGATCTGGAGCCCGGGGGCGAGTGCAAGGTGAGCGCTGTATTCAGACCTGAGCAGGCGCTGGTTTACCAGGCAGAGGCCTCCTGCATGTTCGGGGAGGACGGCGAGAGCAGCACCTCCGTGCTCCTGCGAGGACTGT CCAAGTACCCTCACCTGCAGATCATCTCCCCTGACCAGGAGGATGGCTGTGGGCTGCTTGAGTTTGGCAGTGTGGCCATTGGGAGCTCCGTGCAGAAGCACTTTGAGATCTACAACCCCAGTGCA CCCCTCTCGCCCGGACAGGTCGACGCCTCCTTCTCTCTGGCGTGTCTGCGGAGAGCCGCCCACGCGGAGTCCGTGTTCCAGTGCGACGTGCAGGAGGGGCGGGTGGGGGCGCAGTCGGCGTTGAGGGTGCCTGTGTGCTTCACCCCTCTCACCGTGGACAGTGCCAGCGTGGACTACCTCAGCCTCACCTGTCCTGGAGCTGTGGCCAGAGATCTGCTCAAACTTACCGGCACCTGCATAG GTCCGGTGGTTTCTTTGAGCTGCTCTGTCGTGGACTTTGGTTGTGtggaagagggaggagaggccGTGTGCGTTATACACGTCATAAACTCCTCTACAGTACTGGCGTATTACCAGTTTGACATGGATCCTGGCGGCCATAGTGTCTTCAGTGTTGACCAGCTGAGTGGCACCGTGCCAGCCAATAGCAGCCTGACTCTGAGTCTGAGGTTCCGTCCCCACTATTCCATAGCCTATCATAAGAGATCAGCCTGCCTTATACTACATAGG GATCCTCTTTTTTTGGACTTGATTGGCACGTGTCACTCAGAACAGCTGAAGCCGGCCATATTACACCCCAGACACCTCCGTGTGTACAGACAGAACCTGCTTCGTGGCTTCACACGCTACCCTCCTGATATACTCAGTGCTATGCTCACTGAAAACAAACTACATCTAGATGAAAGTGGGTCCTTACTGCTGAACGAG GGGACATCAGAGGACGTCGTTTCGCTGGGGAGCCCCGTGGAGGAGTATTTCCACTCCTACTGTCCCGACGGGGCGACCCCAGGCCCTCCCGAGGGCGGAGAGCCGCGGCCCTTCCCATCAGCCCACGTCACGGTGCGGCCTTCCCGGCTGCTGTTTGACTCGGACCCCGCGTCTCAGTGGGTCTCCGTCACCAACCACACCAAGGGCAAAGTCAGCCTGCTGTGGATCCCGTCTGAGGACTCGCCTTTCTCCGTGACCCCTCTCACCTGTGACCTGAGTCCTCTAAAGAGCACCGCCTTCAGAGTGACCTACGCACCCAAACAGCCCAACACCTTCCACGCAGCACAGCTCCAGTGTTTCGCTCTCTACAAG GTTCTTCGTGACCATAGGCAGACGGAGGAGCACACACTGTGCCCACCCTGGTGCCTTACAGTCAGGGTAAGTGCTCACTCCTTCCAGCCTGGAAACGAGCACTTCATCCCTCACGTTTCTCTGCAGCGCCCTCATGTG ACATTTCCGGCTTTGAGTCAGGTCTCCTATCAGACTCTCCTGCTGCAGAACACAGGAGATCTTCCCCTGATTTTCAGACTTGACTCGGAGGAGTGCCCTGCTGTATGTGTGCTGCCCCCTAGTGGTTTGGTACCACCTGGCAGCCACCAGATCCTCACTCTAAGATCCACTCCTGCTGAAGATCACCCTCCCAGTTTCCCACTCTCACTGCATCTAAACgctaaccccacacacacacag ACgctgagggtggtgagtgtggcGGAGAAGCCGCATGTGGTTCTGGATGGTGACAGGAACCTGTTCTTCACACCCACGGCAGTGGGATCCATCTCCACCAGAACTCTGCGGGTCAGGAACCTGAGCAGAGTACCAGTGCACTTCCGATGGAGAGTGTGCAGCTCAGATCACAAAGTCCTGTCTGTACAGCCAGATTCAGGCACACTGCTGCCACATGAGTCCCGG GTCCAGACATGGTCCTTTATGCCACTAGAGGAGATGATGTACATTATGAAGGCCACTTTTACCTTCTGGCCCGTCCAGACGCCAGACTGCAAGAGGTCTTGTTTTTCCCTTAAAGTGATGGGATCAGCTTCCAAAGGTTCCATAGAG GCTGGTGTGTCTGTCCTGGATCTGGGTGAGGTGTTGGTTGGGGACTGTAAGTCGTTCGAGGTTCCTCTGCTGAACAGTGGCTCTTGTGCTACTCGCTTCTCTCTGAGTGTCCAGCAGAGAGTCCGTGTACCGGGCGTCCATGAAGACACACTAGAGGACCCTGTTG TTCTGGAGATGGACACCATGCAGGGATCCGTCCCAGCCGGCTGCAGGCTGCTGATGCACTCCACGGTGAGGCCGGCTCACAGGGCCCGATACTGCTGGACCATCTGCTACCAGATCCTCAGCGCCTCCG GCTCGGAGGTGGGAGAGCCTCGTTCTCTGTGTCAGATCCAGGCAGAGGGGGTGTACCCCACTCTGGAGGTGACGGACGCCCGGGGCAGCGGCAGTGCGGAGGGGCTGAGTAAACTACAGCTTTGGGGGTTCTTCTCTCTGGACCAGCTCAACGCCCACCTGCGCAGTGACCCCAGCCCATCTGAGCTCACCTACAGAGTGCCCACCAGGCACAG CTTTAGCCGCTGTCCACCCATCTTCACCTCCGTCGTGTTGGATTTCAACTTCAGCGCCGCTCCGCTGGGCGCGGACCCCTCCGATTTCCTGCTGATGTTTGAGAACACTGGGAATATCCCAGTGGAGTG GTCCTTCCTGTTCCCTGAGGACCAGCAGATGGAGATGGAGTACTGGGCCGAGAGCGGAGAGTACACCTCCTCTGAGCTCCAGCAGATGAAAGTGCAGGACAACAGACTGTTCTCCATCGCCCCGTGCTCCGGCACACTGCACCctggccagcagagggcagtgcaGTTTACATACAG GCATGACATTACTGGAACGTATCGGCTCCCTGTGCTGCTGAAGCTCTCTCATGGCAGAGAGATATTG CTTAACTTTGTGGGTGTGACTGTGGAGAGAGATAGACACTACCTCCACTTTCCTTCAACCCGACATACGTTTGCCCCAGTGGCTATTGGAGGattccacccccccacacag GTGTATGAGCTGTATAACGGTGGATCGCGTCCACTGAGGTACCACGTGGACACCTCCCCCCTGGAGCAGCTGCGGGAGGAGAACTTTGGCCACCCCGTCCTGCGCTGTCTGAACCCAGACGGGGAGGTGCAGCCCGGACACACGGCCACACTGGAGtggctcttctcccccctggAGGCCAAAACATACAGC GTGGACATCCCTGTTTACGTACACGAAGGAGACTGTACGCTGGTGACGTTCGAGGGCTGCGGCTTTGACCAGAGAGAAACAGTACCCTTTCATCTCCATAACGGACACCTTAGTGTGCCCTGCACCCAGAAGGTGCCCACACCTGGACAG gtGGTGTTCCTGTCCGAGGAGAGAGTGTCGTTCGGTGATATTCCCGTCTGTTCTCGAAGCACACGTGTCCTGTTTCTGACCAATGTCTCCCACACTGACAGCGTGTTGTACTCGTGGAAGGTGACGGAGAAAGAGGACAAGCAG GCAGTGCAGATCCAGCCGGTGAGTGGATCTCTGGCTGCAGGAGAGAGTCTTCTGTGCATCCTCACTATTCTAACCTCAGGCAACCCCATGTTCTACCAGCAAGACCTCGTCTGTGag ATAACTTCAGAGGAAGCTCTAGTTCAGTACCATGTGGACCTACAGCAGTGGGAGCtggagagagaacgagagcaACATGAGTTCACCCTAACTGAGAAGGACCTGACCCAGACTCACCAACAGAAGAGACACACGCGG GCATGCAcagcaaacaaacagaaaaccttCACCGAACCACGAAAATACAAG ACGCTGCCTCCCATACGCAGCAGTAGTAGCGGCGCTGTGGTCAGTGGGGCCAGCAGCACGTCCACACTGGTGGAGAGGAGCAGCCAGCAGCCCCCCCAGCCTCCCCGCCCTGCCCTGCTCCATCTGGGGGTGACCGCTCGCTCACACTCACTGTTGGAGTACCAGGCCCACTTCCCCTCTCACTTCCACAAACATCACATCTACAG ATCTGGACAACCGCAGCTGTCCCAGAGTGCATCTGGTGAGGGCAGGCTCTCCAGATACGTGCCTTCGTTCACCCCCGGGCCAGAGAGAGACATCCTCACATACATCCTCACATCTctgctcag GAACCTACTGGATGACCCAGAGTTCCACCAGGCTCTGCGGAGTACTGCTTCAGAGCAGGTGCCCTACTTCAGCCAGCTCCGCCCTGCTACCCCACCGCCCTCCCAACCTCCAGCCCCCTCCGCTACACACAGCCCCCGTCTAGCAGAGGGGGCCTGCTCCTCGGAGCCCACACCAGCTCCACATCCCCCACACAGGGCCAGCACTGcggtggaggggtgggtggggtcacaGGCCTGCCCAGAGCTGAACCACGAGCTCCGAACGAAGGTGAAGGAATCCATTCTCAG GAGTCCAGAGTTCAGTGATCTGCTGGACGAAATCCTGCTCAACACTCTGCAGAATCTAATGATGGAGGCTCTTCTGGGGGAGCTGGTTCTGACAGCCCGGCCTCGCATCATTGCACTCCCTCCCTGCTCATCCag GAAGAATAGCCTTGCCTCCAGGAGACAGTCTGGAGGCCCAGTGGATCCTGACCAAGGGAAGGATCAGTGGCGCCCCCTGGACACCAGCCCGGGCCCCTACATGCCCACCTCAGCCCTGCTCTCAAACCTAGAGTCTCAGCAGCACTGA
- the cfap65 gene encoding cilia- and flagella-associated protein 65 isoform X2: MSSSEFVAMLADIPSNPLNNGIRWKSKNPKGKVPGLRQSGEPQKKASKQSCFLGVETRHELVWQDWQLGAEYTKSLSLKNVHGKMQKLSFRPPVSKCFTTLFPQTIVLSPGTSFSLPVTFHPLQKCEYVDSVEFRCKEGTFQVMLRAVVPHHALELPDAVQLPPCAVHHTSSSSFLLRNVSKLRTGFQWAVEPPFELSPVSGDLEPGGECKVSAVFRPEQALVYQAEASCMFGEDGESSTSVLLRGLSKYPHLQIISPDQEDGCGLLEFGSVAIGSSVQKHFEIYNPSAVDASFSLACLRRAAHAESVFQCDVQEGRVGAQSALRVPVCFTPLTVDSASVDYLSLTCPGAVARDLLKLTGTCIGPVVSLSCSVVDFGCVEEGGEAVCVIHVINSSTVLAYYQFDMDPGGHSVFSVDQLSGTVPANSSLTLSLRFRPHYSIAYHKRSACLILHRDPLFLDLIGTCHSEQLKPAILHPRHLRVYRQNLLRGFTRYPPDILSAMLTENKLHLDESGSLLLNEGTSEDVVSLGSPVEEYFHSYCPDGATPGPPEGGEPRPFPSAHVTVRPSRLLFDSDPASQWVSVTNHTKGKVSLLWIPSEDSPFSVTPLTCDLSPLKSTAFRVTYAPKQPNTFHAAQLQCFALYKVLRDHRQTEEHTLCPPWCLTVRVSAHSFQPGNEHFIPHVSLQRPHVTFPALSQVSYQTLLLQNTGDLPLIFRLDSEECPAVCVLPPSGLVPPGSHQILTLRSTPAEDHPPSFPLSLHLNANPTHTQTLRVVSVAEKPHVVLDGDRNLFFTPTAVGSISTRTLRVRNLSRVPVHFRWRVCSSDHKVLSVQPDSGTLLPHESRVQTWSFMPLEEMMYIMKATFTFWPVQTPDCKRSCFSLKVMGSASKGSIEAGVSVLDLGEVLVGDCKSFEVPLLNSGSCATRFSLSVQQRVRVPGVHEDTLEDPVVLEMDTMQGSVPAGCRLLMHSTVRPAHRARYCWTICYQILSASGSEVGEPRSLCQIQAEGVYPTLEVTDARGSGSAEGLSKLQLWGFFSLDQLNAHLRSDPSPSELTYRVPTRHSFSRCPPIFTSVVLDFNFSAAPLGADPSDFLLMFENTGNIPVEWSFLFPEDQQMEMEYWAESGEYTSSELQQMKVQDNRLFSIAPCSGTLHPGQQRAVQFTYRHDITGTYRLPVLLKLSHGREILLNFVGVTVERDRHYLHFPSTRHTFAPVAIGGFHPPTQVYELYNGGSRPLRYHVDTSPLEQLREENFGHPVLRCLNPDGEVQPGHTATLEWLFSPLEAKTYSVDIPVYVHEGDCTLVTFEGCGFDQRETVPFHLHNGHLSVPCTQKVPTPGQVVFLSEERVSFGDIPVCSRSTRVLFLTNVSHTDSVLYSWKVTEKEDKQAVQIQPVSGSLAAGESLLCILTILTSGNPMFYQQDLVCEITSEEALVQYHVDLQQWELEREREQHEFTLTEKDLTQTHQQKRHTRACTANKQKTFTEPRKYKTLPPIRSSSSGAVVSGASSTSTLVERSSQQPPQPPRPALLHLGVTARSHSLLEYQAHFPSHFHKHHIYRSGQPQLSQSASGEGRLSRYVPSFTPGPERDILTYILTSLLRNLLDDPEFHQALRSTASEQVPYFSQLRPATPPPSQPPAPSATHSPRLAEGACSSEPTPAPHPPHRASTAVEGWVGSQACPELNHELRTKVKESILRSPEFSDLLDEILLNTLQNLMMEALLGELVLTARPRIIALPPCSSRKNSLASRRQSGGPVDPDQGKDQWRPLDTSPGPYMPTSALLSNLESQQH, from the exons ATGAG TTCCTCAGAATTTGTTGCAATGTTGGCTGATATTCCAAGCAACCCTCTGAACAACGGGATACGGTGGAAATCCAAAAATCCCAAAGGAAAG GTTCCTGGTCTGCGGCAATCAGGGGAGCCCCAGAAAAAAGCTTCCAAGCAGAGCTGCTTCCTGGGGGTGGAGACCCGGCATGAGCTGGTCTGGCAGGACTGGCAGCTGGGAGCAGAATATACGAAATCACTGAGCCTCAAAAATGTACATGGAAAAATGCAGAAATTAAGTTTCAG accTCCTGTATCAAAATGTTTCACCACACTGTTCCCTCAAACCATTGTTCTGAGTCCTGGAACATCTTTTTCATTGCCAGTTACATTTCATCCCCTTCAAAAG TGCGAGTATGTGGACAGCGTAGAGTTCCGTTGTAAGGAGGGCACGTTCCAGGTGATGCTGCGTGCGGTGGTGCCTCATCACGCCCTGGAGCTGCCCGACGCAGTGCAGCTGCCTCCCTGCGCTGtccaccacacctccagctCCAGCTTCCTCCTACGCAACGTCAG TAAGCTGCGGACTGGTTTCCAGTGGGCTGTGGAGCCTCCGTTCGAGCTCTCTCCTGTCAGTGGAGATCTGGAGCCCGGGGGCGAGTGCAAGGTGAGCGCTGTATTCAGACCTGAGCAGGCGCTGGTTTACCAGGCAGAGGCCTCCTGCATGTTCGGGGAGGACGGCGAGAGCAGCACCTCCGTGCTCCTGCGAGGACTGT CCAAGTACCCTCACCTGCAGATCATCTCCCCTGACCAGGAGGATGGCTGTGGGCTGCTTGAGTTTGGCAGTGTGGCCATTGGGAGCTCCGTGCAGAAGCACTTTGAGATCTACAACCCCAGTGCA GTCGACGCCTCCTTCTCTCTGGCGTGTCTGCGGAGAGCCGCCCACGCGGAGTCCGTGTTCCAGTGCGACGTGCAGGAGGGGCGGGTGGGGGCGCAGTCGGCGTTGAGGGTGCCTGTGTGCTTCACCCCTCTCACCGTGGACAGTGCCAGCGTGGACTACCTCAGCCTCACCTGTCCTGGAGCTGTGGCCAGAGATCTGCTCAAACTTACCGGCACCTGCATAG GTCCGGTGGTTTCTTTGAGCTGCTCTGTCGTGGACTTTGGTTGTGtggaagagggaggagaggccGTGTGCGTTATACACGTCATAAACTCCTCTACAGTACTGGCGTATTACCAGTTTGACATGGATCCTGGCGGCCATAGTGTCTTCAGTGTTGACCAGCTGAGTGGCACCGTGCCAGCCAATAGCAGCCTGACTCTGAGTCTGAGGTTCCGTCCCCACTATTCCATAGCCTATCATAAGAGATCAGCCTGCCTTATACTACATAGG GATCCTCTTTTTTTGGACTTGATTGGCACGTGTCACTCAGAACAGCTGAAGCCGGCCATATTACACCCCAGACACCTCCGTGTGTACAGACAGAACCTGCTTCGTGGCTTCACACGCTACCCTCCTGATATACTCAGTGCTATGCTCACTGAAAACAAACTACATCTAGATGAAAGTGGGTCCTTACTGCTGAACGAG GGGACATCAGAGGACGTCGTTTCGCTGGGGAGCCCCGTGGAGGAGTATTTCCACTCCTACTGTCCCGACGGGGCGACCCCAGGCCCTCCCGAGGGCGGAGAGCCGCGGCCCTTCCCATCAGCCCACGTCACGGTGCGGCCTTCCCGGCTGCTGTTTGACTCGGACCCCGCGTCTCAGTGGGTCTCCGTCACCAACCACACCAAGGGCAAAGTCAGCCTGCTGTGGATCCCGTCTGAGGACTCGCCTTTCTCCGTGACCCCTCTCACCTGTGACCTGAGTCCTCTAAAGAGCACCGCCTTCAGAGTGACCTACGCACCCAAACAGCCCAACACCTTCCACGCAGCACAGCTCCAGTGTTTCGCTCTCTACAAG GTTCTTCGTGACCATAGGCAGACGGAGGAGCACACACTGTGCCCACCCTGGTGCCTTACAGTCAGGGTAAGTGCTCACTCCTTCCAGCCTGGAAACGAGCACTTCATCCCTCACGTTTCTCTGCAGCGCCCTCATGTG ACATTTCCGGCTTTGAGTCAGGTCTCCTATCAGACTCTCCTGCTGCAGAACACAGGAGATCTTCCCCTGATTTTCAGACTTGACTCGGAGGAGTGCCCTGCTGTATGTGTGCTGCCCCCTAGTGGTTTGGTACCACCTGGCAGCCACCAGATCCTCACTCTAAGATCCACTCCTGCTGAAGATCACCCTCCCAGTTTCCCACTCTCACTGCATCTAAACgctaaccccacacacacacag ACgctgagggtggtgagtgtggcGGAGAAGCCGCATGTGGTTCTGGATGGTGACAGGAACCTGTTCTTCACACCCACGGCAGTGGGATCCATCTCCACCAGAACTCTGCGGGTCAGGAACCTGAGCAGAGTACCAGTGCACTTCCGATGGAGAGTGTGCAGCTCAGATCACAAAGTCCTGTCTGTACAGCCAGATTCAGGCACACTGCTGCCACATGAGTCCCGG GTCCAGACATGGTCCTTTATGCCACTAGAGGAGATGATGTACATTATGAAGGCCACTTTTACCTTCTGGCCCGTCCAGACGCCAGACTGCAAGAGGTCTTGTTTTTCCCTTAAAGTGATGGGATCAGCTTCCAAAGGTTCCATAGAG GCTGGTGTGTCTGTCCTGGATCTGGGTGAGGTGTTGGTTGGGGACTGTAAGTCGTTCGAGGTTCCTCTGCTGAACAGTGGCTCTTGTGCTACTCGCTTCTCTCTGAGTGTCCAGCAGAGAGTCCGTGTACCGGGCGTCCATGAAGACACACTAGAGGACCCTGTTG TTCTGGAGATGGACACCATGCAGGGATCCGTCCCAGCCGGCTGCAGGCTGCTGATGCACTCCACGGTGAGGCCGGCTCACAGGGCCCGATACTGCTGGACCATCTGCTACCAGATCCTCAGCGCCTCCG GCTCGGAGGTGGGAGAGCCTCGTTCTCTGTGTCAGATCCAGGCAGAGGGGGTGTACCCCACTCTGGAGGTGACGGACGCCCGGGGCAGCGGCAGTGCGGAGGGGCTGAGTAAACTACAGCTTTGGGGGTTCTTCTCTCTGGACCAGCTCAACGCCCACCTGCGCAGTGACCCCAGCCCATCTGAGCTCACCTACAGAGTGCCCACCAGGCACAG CTTTAGCCGCTGTCCACCCATCTTCACCTCCGTCGTGTTGGATTTCAACTTCAGCGCCGCTCCGCTGGGCGCGGACCCCTCCGATTTCCTGCTGATGTTTGAGAACACTGGGAATATCCCAGTGGAGTG GTCCTTCCTGTTCCCTGAGGACCAGCAGATGGAGATGGAGTACTGGGCCGAGAGCGGAGAGTACACCTCCTCTGAGCTCCAGCAGATGAAAGTGCAGGACAACAGACTGTTCTCCATCGCCCCGTGCTCCGGCACACTGCACCctggccagcagagggcagtgcaGTTTACATACAG GCATGACATTACTGGAACGTATCGGCTCCCTGTGCTGCTGAAGCTCTCTCATGGCAGAGAGATATTG CTTAACTTTGTGGGTGTGACTGTGGAGAGAGATAGACACTACCTCCACTTTCCTTCAACCCGACATACGTTTGCCCCAGTGGCTATTGGAGGattccacccccccacacag GTGTATGAGCTGTATAACGGTGGATCGCGTCCACTGAGGTACCACGTGGACACCTCCCCCCTGGAGCAGCTGCGGGAGGAGAACTTTGGCCACCCCGTCCTGCGCTGTCTGAACCCAGACGGGGAGGTGCAGCCCGGACACACGGCCACACTGGAGtggctcttctcccccctggAGGCCAAAACATACAGC GTGGACATCCCTGTTTACGTACACGAAGGAGACTGTACGCTGGTGACGTTCGAGGGCTGCGGCTTTGACCAGAGAGAAACAGTACCCTTTCATCTCCATAACGGACACCTTAGTGTGCCCTGCACCCAGAAGGTGCCCACACCTGGACAG gtGGTGTTCCTGTCCGAGGAGAGAGTGTCGTTCGGTGATATTCCCGTCTGTTCTCGAAGCACACGTGTCCTGTTTCTGACCAATGTCTCCCACACTGACAGCGTGTTGTACTCGTGGAAGGTGACGGAGAAAGAGGACAAGCAG GCAGTGCAGATCCAGCCGGTGAGTGGATCTCTGGCTGCAGGAGAGAGTCTTCTGTGCATCCTCACTATTCTAACCTCAGGCAACCCCATGTTCTACCAGCAAGACCTCGTCTGTGag ATAACTTCAGAGGAAGCTCTAGTTCAGTACCATGTGGACCTACAGCAGTGGGAGCtggagagagaacgagagcaACATGAGTTCACCCTAACTGAGAAGGACCTGACCCAGACTCACCAACAGAAGAGACACACGCGG GCATGCAcagcaaacaaacagaaaaccttCACCGAACCACGAAAATACAAG ACGCTGCCTCCCATACGCAGCAGTAGTAGCGGCGCTGTGGTCAGTGGGGCCAGCAGCACGTCCACACTGGTGGAGAGGAGCAGCCAGCAGCCCCCCCAGCCTCCCCGCCCTGCCCTGCTCCATCTGGGGGTGACCGCTCGCTCACACTCACTGTTGGAGTACCAGGCCCACTTCCCCTCTCACTTCCACAAACATCACATCTACAG ATCTGGACAACCGCAGCTGTCCCAGAGTGCATCTGGTGAGGGCAGGCTCTCCAGATACGTGCCTTCGTTCACCCCCGGGCCAGAGAGAGACATCCTCACATACATCCTCACATCTctgctcag GAACCTACTGGATGACCCAGAGTTCCACCAGGCTCTGCGGAGTACTGCTTCAGAGCAGGTGCCCTACTTCAGCCAGCTCCGCCCTGCTACCCCACCGCCCTCCCAACCTCCAGCCCCCTCCGCTACACACAGCCCCCGTCTAGCAGAGGGGGCCTGCTCCTCGGAGCCCACACCAGCTCCACATCCCCCACACAGGGCCAGCACTGcggtggaggggtgggtggggtcacaGGCCTGCCCAGAGCTGAACCACGAGCTCCGAACGAAGGTGAAGGAATCCATTCTCAG GAGTCCAGAGTTCAGTGATCTGCTGGACGAAATCCTGCTCAACACTCTGCAGAATCTAATGATGGAGGCTCTTCTGGGGGAGCTGGTTCTGACAGCCCGGCCTCGCATCATTGCACTCCCTCCCTGCTCATCCag GAAGAATAGCCTTGCCTCCAGGAGACAGTCTGGAGGCCCAGTGGATCCTGACCAAGGGAAGGATCAGTGGCGCCCCCTGGACACCAGCCCGGGCCCCTACATGCCCACCTCAGCCCTGCTCTCAAACCTAGAGTCTCAGCAGCACTGA